A genomic region of Methanosarcinales archaeon contains the following coding sequences:
- a CDS encoding tyrosine--tRNA ligase, producing MDRLALIKRNTEEIVTQEELERLVESKTTPTAYVGYEPSGKIHLGHVLTVNKLIDLQNAGFEITVLLADVHAYLNEKGTLDEVKKIADFNKECFIALGLDENKTNYVYGSDYQLEPEYMINVLKLARATTLNRAKRSMDEVSRNADNPMVSQMVYPLMQAVDIAMLGVDVAVGGIDQRKIHMLAREGLPTMGYKAPTCIHTPILLGLDGKKMSSSANNFISMDDSEKAVKKKINKAFCPEGDIVDNPVLALFRYHIIPRYEEITIKRPEKYGGDLHYESYEEMEAAFASKELHPMDLKAGAADYMNIILEPVREKMFSDSN from the coding sequence ATGGACAGATTAGCACTTATAAAGCGTAACACAGAAGAAATTGTAACCCAGGAAGAACTTGAACGACTTGTAGAATCCAAAACCACTCCTACTGCTTATGTGGGGTACGAGCCCAGCGGTAAGATACACCTGGGGCATGTGCTGACCGTAAACAAGCTCATCGATCTGCAAAATGCCGGATTTGAAATCACTGTACTGCTGGCAGATGTCCATGCGTACCTGAATGAAAAAGGCACCCTGGATGAAGTCAAGAAGATCGCTGATTTTAATAAAGAATGTTTCATTGCCCTGGGGCTTGATGAAAATAAGACCAATTATGTTTATGGTTCCGATTACCAGTTGGAACCCGAATACATGATCAATGTCCTGAAACTGGCCAGGGCGACCACCCTGAACCGTGCCAAGCGCAGCATGGATGAGGTGAGCCGAAATGCCGATAATCCCATGGTATCCCAGATGGTCTACCCGCTGATGCAGGCCGTAGATATTGCCATGCTGGGAGTTGATGTGGCCGTGGGCGGGATCGATCAGCGCAAGATCCACATGCTGGCCAGGGAAGGATTGCCTACCATGGGATATAAAGCACCTACCTGCATTCACACACCTATCCTGCTGGGACTGGACGGTAAAAAAATGTCTTCATCAGCGAACAATTTCATTTCCATGGATGATTCCGAAAAGGCGGTTAAAAAGAAGATCAATAAGGCCTTCTGTCCAGAAGGAGATATTGTTGATAATCCTGTACTGGCATTATTCAGGTATCATATCATACCAAGGTACGAGGAAATCACCATCAAGCGGCCTGAAAAGTATGGTGGTGACCTGCATTATGAGTCCTATGAGGAGATGGAAGCTGCCTTTGCATCAAAGGAACTGCACCCAATGGACCTGAAAGCCGGTGCGGCGGATTACATGAACATAATACTTGAACCTGTGCGTGAGAAGATGTTTTCCGATTCCAATTGA